A stretch of the Carassius carassius chromosome 6, fCarCar2.1, whole genome shotgun sequence genome encodes the following:
- the LOC132141745 gene encoding B-cell receptor CD22-like: protein MTDIIRSINEHGEKYSDAVSLHVMYPPKNVSVSISGSGVIVEGDSVTLICSSDSNPPALNFSWFKENQSSAVGFGQSFSALQSGRFYCEANNQHGSQRSDAITVTVKGRLVKLYISVGVIFGAAVIITMLIWRSRMKKRKNTLDTQINHSRPDNQICTASDVESTEPLYENVTMNHSRPCDIEMTEPVYENTIHDKL, encoded by the exons ATGACCGATATCATCAGATCCATCAATGAACATGGAGAGAAATATTCTGATGCTGTGTCTCTGCATGTCATGT ATCCTCCCAAGAATGTCTCAGTGTCTATAAGTGGATCAGGTGTAatagtggagggagattcagtgactctgatctgcagcagtgattcaaACCCTCCTGCTCTGAACTTCAGCTGGTTTAAGGAGAATCAAAGCTCAGCTGTTGGATTTGGACAGAGTTTCAGTGCACTACAGAGTGGACGCTTCTACTGTGAGGCTAACAATCAACATGGATCTCAGAGATCAGACGCTATTACTGTCACTGTTAAAG GACGTCTGGTAAAACTGTACATATCTGTCGGTGTGATCTTTGGAGCTGCAGTTATCATAACAATGCTTATTTG GAGAAGCAggatgaaaaagagaaaaaacacacTTGATactcag ATTAATCATTCCAGGCCTGATAATCAAATATGTACAGCATCTGATGTTGAGTCGACTGAACCTTTATATGAGAATGTTACG ATGAATCATTCCAGACCTTGTGATATTGAGATGACTGAACCTGTGTATGAGAATACAATA catGACAAGCTGTAG